A window of Actinomycetota bacterium genomic DNA:
TCGGTGAACCCGACGCTCACGGCCTCGTCGGGCACCTTGAAGGTCTCCCAGGTCTTGGTGTGGCCGGCCCGGATCTCGGCCAGCGCCTTCTCGGTGAAGTGCAGGGCCGCGGCGGCCGAGTACGCCTGGAAGTAGGTGCGGGCCCGGTTGCGCTCGATCGCGTTCGACCACTGCGGGATCTTCCACTCGAAGGACTTCTCGGGCCTGGTGGCCGTCCGGGGCAGGTTGATGACCACGCTGTTGCCGGTGGCCTTGATGTAGCCGATGTCGACCAGGCCGGACAGGGCCGTCGACCACAGCCGGGCGATCGGCCCGCCGCCGGTGTCCAGGGCCAGGTGGTCGGTGCCGTCG
This region includes:
- a CDS encoding nickel-dependent hydrogenase large subunit, whose protein sequence is DGTDHLALDTGGGPIARLWSTALSGLVDIGYIKATGNSVVINLPRTATRPEKSFEWKIPQWSNAIERNRARTYFQAYSAAAALHFTEKALAEIRAGHTKTWETFKVPDEAVSVGFTEAVRGVLSHHMVIRNGKIANYHPYPPTPWNGSVRDVYGTPGPYEDAVQNTPIFEENPPERFKGIDIMRAVRSFDPCLPCGVHMYLGNGNVVKKLHSPTMLNQG